In the genome of Fusarium fujikuroi IMI 58289 draft genome, chromosome FFUJ_chr02, one region contains:
- a CDS encoding probable 3-hydroxy-3-methylglutaryl-coenzyme A reductase has product MAAILLPQRFRGEAPVTEKTTPSWASKRLTPIAQFLSRLACSHPIHTVVVVAVLASTSYVGLLQESLFNTDVESATLGKADWSTLVEGSRVLRAGPETAWNWKAVEQDVVADAGSDADHLALLTLVFPDSLSAESSSTAPRSHHVPIPQNLSITSLPSTENPFTAYSQDSILAYALPYSEGPEFLAAAQEIPNEDAVEIETKHGREKKTWIMKAAKVNTRNSVVQWVSNAWSEFLDLLKNAETLDIVIMLLGYIAMHLTFVSLFLSMRKMGSKFWLGICTLFSSVFAFLFGLVVTTKLGVPISVILLSEGLPFLVVTIGFEKNIVLTRAVMSHAIEHRRIQAQNSKSGKRSPERSTQNMIQYAVQAAIKEKGFEIIRDYAIEIVILVIGAASGVQGGLQQFCFLAAWTLFFDFILLFTFYTAILSIKLEINRIKRHVDMRMALEDDGVSRRVAENVAKGDDELNRVRGDAPLFGRKSSSIPKFKVLMILGFIFVNIVNICSIPFRNPSSMSTIRTWASSLGGVIAPLSVDPFKVASNGLDAILATAKSNNRPTLVTVLTPIKYELEYPSIHYALGSAASNPAYNDAFHHHFQGYGVGGRMVGGILKSLEDPVLSKWIVIALALSVALNGYLFNVARWGIKDPNVPEHNIDRNELARAQQFNDTGSATLPLGEYVPPTPMRTQPSTPAITDDEAEGLHMTKARPANLPNRSNEELEKLLSEKRVREMTDEEVISLSMRGKIPGYALEKTLGDFTRAVKIRRSIIARNKATTDITHSLDRSKLPYENYNWERVFGACCENVIGYMPLPVGVAGPLVIDGQSYFIPMATTEGVLVASASRGCKAINSGGGAITVLTADGMTRGPCVAFETLERAGAAKLWLDSEAGQDMMKKAFNSTSRFARLQSMKTALAGTNLYIRFKTTTGDAMGMNMISKGVEHALSVMANDGGFDDMQIISVSGNYCTDKKAAALNWIDGRGKGVVAEAIIPGEVVRSVLKSDVDSLVELNVAKNLIGSAMAGSVGGFNAHAANIVAAIFLATGQDPAQVVESANCITIMKNLNGALQISVSMPSLEVGTLGGGTILEPQGAMLDILGVRGSHPTNPGDNARRLARIIGAAVLAGELSLCSALAAGHLVRAHMQHNRSAAPSRSTTPAPPMTPVSLAMTSAQERSASTTSMSAAAIQRSKR; this is encoded by the exons ATGGCTGCGATTCTCCTGCCGCAGCGGTTCCGCGGCGAAGCTCCCGTCACCGAAAAAACTACGCCGTCATGGGCCTCCAAGCGACTTACGCCCATCGCCCAGTTCCTCTCCCGACTCGCGTGCTCTCACCCGATACACACCGTCGTCGTTGTCGCCGTCCTTGCGAGCACCTCATACGTCGGCCTTCTCCAGGAGAGCCTCTTCAACACCGATGTTGAAAGCGCTACTCTTGGCAAGGCCGATTGGTCTACCCTCGTGGAAGGCAGTCGAGTCCTACGCGCAGGACCTGAAACTGCTTGGAACTGGAAGGCCGTCGAGCAGGATGTCGTTGCCGATGCTGGCTCGGATGCCGACCACCTTGCCCTCCTGACTCTTGTCTTCCCCGACAGCCTCTCCGCGGAGTCCTCCAGCACTGCTCCTCGCTCTCACCACGTGCCTATCCCCCAGAACCTGTCTATTACGTCTCTTCCCTCTACCGAGAATCCGTTCACCGCCTACTCTCAGGACAGCATACTCGCCTACGCTCTTCCCTACTCTGAGGGTCCCGAGTTCCTTGCTGCTGCCCAAGAGATTCCCAACGAAGATGCCGTCGAGATTGAGACCAAGCACGGACGCGAGAAGAAAACATGGATCATGAAGGCTGCCAAGGTCAACACCCGCAACAGTGTTGTCCAATGGGTTAGCAATGCCTGGAGCGAGTTCCTCGACCTTCTCAAGAACGCCGAGACTCTCGATATCGTCATCATGCTTCTTGGTTACATTGCCATGCACTTGACATTTgtctccctcttcctctctaTGCGTAAGATGGGTTCTAAGTTCTGGCTCGGCATCTGTACTCTGTTCTCCTCTGTCTTCGCCTTCCTCTTCGGTCTCGTCGTCACCACGAAGCTGGGTGTTCCCATCAGCGTCATTCTTCTGTCTGAGGGTCTCCCCTTCTTGGTTGTCACCATTGGCTTCGAGAAGAACATTGTTCTCACCCGCGCTGTCATGTCGCACGCCATTGAGCACCGACGAATCCAGGCTCAGAACTCCAAGTCTGGCAAGCGATCTCCCGAGCGTTCCACGCAGAACATGATCCAGTATGCTGTTCAGGCcgccatcaaggagaagggttTCGAGATCATTCGCGACTACGCTATTGAGATTGTCATTCTTGTCATTGGTGCTGCTTCTGGTGTTCAGGGTGGTCTCCAGCAGTTCTGCTTCCTGGCCGCCTGGACCTTGTTCTTcgacttcatcctcctcttcacatTCTACACTGCCAtcctcagcatcaagcttgagatcaACCGTATCAAGCGTCATGTCGATATGCGTATGGCccttgaggatgatggcgTCAGCCGTCGTGTTGCCGAGAATGTCGCgaagggtgatgatgagctgaACCGCGTCAGGGGTGACGCCCCTCTATTTGGCcgcaagagcagcagcattcccaagttcaaggtcttgatgattctcggcttcatcttcgtcaacaTTGTCAACATCTGCTCGATCCCATTCCGCAACCCTAGCTCTATGTCCACCATCCGAACCTGGGCCAGCAGTCTGGGTGGTGTTATCGCTCCTCTCTCCGTTGACCCCTTCAAGGTTGCCTCCAACGGTCTCGATGCCATCCTCGCTACCGCCAAGTCCAACAACCGACCTACATTGGTCACTGTCTTGACTCCCATCAAGTACGAGCTCGAGTACCCTTCGATCCACTACGCTCTTGGTTCTGCCGCCAGCAACCCTGCCTACAACGATGCTTTCCACCATCACTTCCAGGGCTACGGTGTCGGCGGCCGCATGGTTGGCGGCATTCTCAAGTCTCTCGAGGATCCCGTCCTCTCCAAGTGGATTGTCATTGCCCTTGCTCTCAGCGTCGCTCTTAACGGCTACCTCTTCAACGTTGCCCGCTGGGGAATCAAGGACCCCAATGTTCCTGAGCACAACATCGACCGAAACGAACTTGCCCGTGCGCAGCAGTTTAACGACACCGGCTCCGCTACTCTTCCTCTCGGCGAATACGTGCCTCCCACTCCCATGCGAACCCAACCCAGCACTCCTGCTATTACCGACGACGAGGCCGAAGGTCTTCACATGACAAAGGCTCGACCTGCCAACCTGCCCAACCGAAGCAACGAagaacttgagaagctcttgtCTGAGAAGCGCGTCCGCGAGATGACCGACGAGGAGGTTATTTCTCTGTCTATGCGTGGCAAGATCCCTGGTTACGCACTTGAAAAGACCCTCGGTGACTTCACTCGCGCTGTCAAGATTCGACGAAGCATTATTGCTCGCAACAAGGCCACCACCGACATTACCCACTCGCTCGACCGATCCAAGCTACCTTACGAGAACTATAACTGGGAGCGCGTTTTTGGCGCATGCTGTGAGAACGTTATTGGATACATGCCTCTTCCCGTCGGTGTTGCTGGTCCTCTTGTCATCGATGGACAGAGCTACTTCATCCCCATGGCTACTACTGAGGGTGTCTTGgttgccagtgccagtcGAGGTTGCAAGGCCATCAactctggtggtggtgccatCACTGTTCTCACTGCTGATGGTATGACTCGTGGTCCTTGTGTCGCTttcgagactcttgagcGCGCTGGTGCTGCCAAGCTCTGGCTTGACTCTGAAGCTGGTCAGgatatgatgaagaaggctttCAACTCAACCAGTCGCTTCGCCCGCCTCCAGTCCATGAAGACCGCTCTTGCTGGTACCAACCTGTACATTCGATTCAAGACCACCACCGGTGACGCTATGGGTATGAACATGATTTCCAAGGGAGTCGAGCACGCTCTAAGCGTCATGGCCAACGATGGAGGTTTCGACGACATGCAGATCATCTCTGTCTCTGGCAACTACTGTACGGATAAGAAGGCCGCGGCCCTCAACTGGATCGACGGACGTGGTAAGGGTGTTGTCGCTGAGGCTATCATTCCCGGTGAGGTCGTCCGCAGCGTTCTCAAGAGCGATGTCGActctcttgttgagctcaaCGTTGCTAAGAACTTGATTGGTTCTGCTATGGCTGGTTCAGTTGGTGGTTTCAACGCCCACGCTGCCAACATTGTCGCTGCTATTTTCCTGGCCACTGGACAGGACCCTGCTCAGGTTGTCGAGAGCGCCAATTGTATCACCATCATGAAGAA CCTCAATGGAGCTCTCCAGATCTCCGTCTCTATGCCCTCGCTCGAGGTCGGAACTCTCGGCGGTGGTACCATCCTCGAGCCCCAGGGCGCCATGCTCGACATCCTTGGTGTCCGAGGCTCTCACCCCACCAACCCCGGTGACAACGCCCGCCGTCTCGCCCGCATCATCGGTGCAGCCGTCCTCGCCGGCGAGCTTTCTCTCTGCAGTGCCTTGGCCGCCGGTCATCTCGTCCGAGCTCACATGCAGCATAACCGAAGTGCCGCTCCCTCTCGCAGCACCACTCCTGCTCCTCCCATGACGCCCGTCTCACTGGCCATGACCAGTGCCCAAGAGCGCTCAGCGTCAACAACGTCGATGAGCGCCGCTGCTATTCAGAGGTCAAAGCGATAG
- a CDS encoding related to pyrazinamidase/nicotinamidase, whose amino-acid sequence MASDKPYKPALIIVDFQEDFCPPVSIFSVACEHGEMRWEWLQAKLRGYPAGMLQIHEDAKRSACVMYSLNTRGVGGHVSQLEPLAMRPSSWYKCTKPRLLCGSLAVPSGRTIASPINHLTTLPFPLILATKDFHPPSHISFASNHASSTPYTSTTTIQHPKDPSQSYETTLWPTHCVQGTPGCELVPELDVSRVHAVIEKGQDERVEMYSAFYDPFRVSDSGLAGMLSEQGVTDVFVVGLAADFCVKATAEDALKEGYTTWIVSEGTKPVMLDKWEECKKGMEDKGIKFTSIDGDAVARVKTYA is encoded by the exons ATGGCGAGCGATAAACCGTATAAGCCGGCGCTTATTATTGTCGACTTTCAGGAAGACTTCTGTCCGCCTGTGAGTATCTTCTCTGTCGCATGTGAACATGGAGAAATGAGATGGGAATGGCTTCAAGCGAAGCTACGTGGATATCCTGCGGGAATGCTCCAAATACATGAGGACGCTAAGAGATCAGCTTGTGTTATGTACAGTCTGAACACGCGCGGTGTTGGAGGTCATGTCTCTCAGCTTGAACCGCTTGCTATGAGACCATCAAGTTGGTATAAGTGTACCAAGCCACGCCTTCTC TGCGGCTCCCTCGCCGTCCCTTCAGGCCGCACAATAGCCTCCCCAATAAACCACCTTACCACCCTCCCTTTCCCCCTCATCCTCGCAACAAAAGACTTCCACCCACCTTCCCACATATCTTTCGCCTCAAATCAcgcctcttcaacaccatacACATCAACTACAACAATCCAGCACCCCAAAGATCCTTCCCAGAGCTACGAAACAACGTTATGGCCAACACATTGCGTCCAAGGCACCCCGGGGTGTGAGCTGGTCCCGGAGCTGGACGTCTCGCGTGTCCATGCCGTTATCGAAAAGGGGCAGGATGAGCGGGTGGAGATGTACAGTGCGTTTTATGATCCGTTTAGGGTGAGTGATAGTGGACTCGCGGGCATGTTGAGTGAGCAGGGTGTCACGGATGTTTTTGTGGTAGGGCTGGCAGCAGACTTTTGCGTCAAAGCTACGGCCGAGGATGCGCTGAAGGAGGGGTATACGACGTGGATTGTCAGCGAAGGGACAAAGCCAGTCATGCTTGACAAGTGGGAGGAGTGCAAGAAAGGCATGGAGGACAAGGGCATAAAGTTCACGTCCATTGATGGAGATGCAGTGGCAAGGGTGAAGACATATGCATGA
- a CDS encoding related to cycloheximide-inducible protein CIP70 (cytochrome P450 family) yields the protein MSSSAELGLLARVASPLGIASIVVIGVIAIYVIDKLTAVPYPPDIPLIREPKGARRFSLRTRWAYLTDCQALFYEAYHEYLKKGKPVVIPGFGVRIEVYLPQSQMKGVLNQPDDVLDMEQAFAEVDQVRWSLGHEKYVVDAWQGLVVKYDLNRAIEIIANNMKDELHEVFDEQFGTDTENWKRVDLTKTVKMIVAQAASRFTVGLPLCRNKEYLQLALETNDLFIMNAGLTGGLPRILQPITGTLFGQIVKTKVNKMKKWIIPLLKHRFDRINNHPDEPQPQDQVQMMINYALRHRQHEVNDMESLARRVVAQNFGSIHNTQIQVINLILNVLGSDAEFNTIATLRDEMDRILGTDDSVNWTKSGIQAMTRADSVARESIRLCSFGGRAVFRKVMVDDFKTEDGHHVPKGSIISFMGHPAQTDNEFYEDGLKYDPFRFSRVRETAANRDEKAPPVTFVTTSPEFLTFGHGKHACPGRFLIDFEMKMILAYALRNYDIKFADEYEGKRPPNYWIAEANNPPSGVQIMVKRRERT from the exons ATGTCGTCCAGCGCTGAGTTGGGCCTTTTGGCTCGTGTGGCGAGTCCGTTGGGAATTGCCTCAATTGTTGTCATCGGGGTCATTGCGATTTATGTGATTGACAAGCTTACTGCTGTTCCTTATCCACCGGATATCCCGCTTATAAGAGAGCCAAAGGGTGCTCGTCGCTTTAGTCTTCGTACACGATGGGCGTACCTCACAGATTGTCAAGCACTCTTCTACGAAGCATACCATGAA TAtctcaagaagggcaaaCCCGTCGTCATTCCAGGCTTTGGCGTCCGAATAGAGGTGTATCTGCCACAGAGCCAGATGAAAGGCGTACTCAACCAACCAGACGACGTTCTCGACATGGAGCAAGCGTTCGCTGAAGTCGATCAAGTTCGATGGTCACTTGGGCACGAGAAATATGTCGTTGATGCGTGGCAGGGACTTGTTGTAAAGTATGATCTCAATCGTGCGATTGAGATTATCGCGAATAACATGAAGGACGAGCTTCACGAGGTGTTTGATGAGCAGTTTGGTACCGATACGGAGAATTGGAAGAGGGTTGATCTTACAAAGACTGTCAAGATGATCGTGGCACAGGCCGCCAGTCGCTTCACCGTTGGACTTCCACTCT GTCGGAATAAAGAGTACCTGCAGCTTGCGCTCGAGACTAAcgacctcttcatcatgaacgCTGGTCTCACAGGTGGTCTACCACGTATTCTACAGCCCATAACCGGAACACTCTTCGGCCAAATCGTCAAGACGAAGGTaaacaagatgaagaaatggatcATTCCTCTCCTCAAACACCGCTTCGACAGGATAAACAACCATCCCGACGAACCGCAGCCGCAGGACCAAGttcagatgatgatcaaCTACGCTCTGCGCCATCGCCAGCACGAAGTCAACGACATGGAGTCACTAGCTCGTCGTGTCGTCGCTCAAAACTTTGGGTCAATTCACAACACGCAGATCCAAGTTATCAACCTCATTTTGAACGTGCTGGGCTCTGATGCCGAATTCAACACGATTGCTACCCTTCGCGATGAGATGGATCGTATTCTCGGGACTGATGACTCTGTGAATTGGACCAAGAGCGGTATTCAAGCTATGACGCGCGCTGATAGCGTCGCGAGAGAGTCAATCCGTTTATGTTCCTTCGGAGGACGCGCTGTGTTTCGCAAAGTTATGGTCGATGACTTCAAGACCGAAGATGGGCACCACGTCCCCAAGGGGTcaatcatctccttcatggGCCACCCTGCACAAACCGACAACGAGTTCTACGAAGACGGTTTAAAATACGATCCATTCCGGTTCTCGAGGGTTCGCGAGACAGCGGCCAACCGCGACGAGAAAGCACCACCTGTTACGTTTGTCACGACGTCGCCCgagttcttgacctttggaCATGGGAAGCATGCGTGCCCGGGACGGTTcctcattgactttgagatgaagatgatcttgGCGTATGCTTTGAGGAATTATGATATTAAATTTGCGGATGAGTATGAGGGAAAGAGACCACCGAATTATTGGATTGCCGAGGCGAATAATCCGCCGAGTGGTGTGCAGATCATGGTtaagaggagggagaggacGTAG
- a CDS encoding related to host-specific AK-toxin Akt2, with protein MSISLLKRYLPISLALLLFYGSASRFTHGATSTASFYQYQNDRSPDNGSTLSRVIPVFDVIVGTAILQQGLSRKVATCFVASTITSVAVQRYLAGLDCQGDFLQGIWATAAAIATLLAVKQYVPHDSPNPQPGDVTIIGAHANGFPKELYEPLWDELYDRARQQDLRIRSIWIADVWNQGQSGAINERVLGNDLSWFDHARDLMTLINQHQRDIPHPIVGIGHSMGGTQLAQLALWHPRLLDSLVLIDPIIQIPNPSISLAGLSTKRRDIWPSREDAVARFKKSKFFQSWDPRVLDLWIEHGLRDVPTELYPKEGGSSPGERVTLTTSKHQELFSFVRPTYLARDWEHFNDQDPEQNKDCPEYPFHRPEPPKIFRHLPELRPSTLFVFGKQSEFSSPERRQEKMLATGTGVGGSGGAAAGRVQEETLDCGHLITMEKVSECADVISSFVGKEIRHWRDQQESFKRYRKSMLRRQQITIDEQWEDKVKLGDKYLKS; from the exons ATGTCTATCTCATTGCTCAAAAGGTATCTACCGATATCACTGGCACTCCTTCTCTTCTACGGCAGCGCCTCGCGATTTACCCATGgcgcaacatcaacagcatctttcTATCAATATCAAAATGATCGAAGTCCCGATAATGGGTCAACTCTTTCCCGTGTCATCCCTGTCTTCGATGTTATCGTTGGAACTGCCATTCTACAGCAAGGACTGTCACGCAAAGTTGCAACTTGCTTTGTGGCATCGACCATCACCAGTGTAGCTGTTCAGCGTTATTTGGCGGGATTGGATTGTCAAGGGGACTTTCTACAGGGTATTTGGGCGACTGCTGCAGCTATTGCGACTCTG CTCGCTGTGAAGCAATACGTCCCCCACGACAGCCCCAATCCTCAACCTGGTGATGTGACCATTATCGGTGCTCATGCAAATGGTTTTCCAAAG GAACTATATGAGCCGCTATGGGATGAGTTGTATGACCGAGCAAGACAACAAGATCTCAGGATACGATCGATATGGATCGCAGATGTATGGAATCAAGGTCAATCAGGGGCTATCAACGAGAGAGTGCTCGGAAATGATC TCAGTTGGTTTGACCACGCAAGAGATCTGATGACGCTCATCAACCAGCACCAACGAGACATTCCTCATCCTATCGTTGGCATTGGTCATAGTATGGGTGGAACTCAGCT GGCACAGCTAGCACTCTGGCACCCTCGGCTCTTGGACTCGTTAGTACTTATTGACCCCATCATCCAAATTCCAAACCCAAGCATTTCCCTAGCCGGTCTTTCTACAAAGAGGCGAGATATCTGGCCATCaagagaagatgctgttgcaagattcaagaagagcaagttcTTCCAGTCTTGGGATCCTCGtgttcttgacctttggaTAGAACATGGGCTTCGAGATGTTCCGACTGAGCTTTATCCGAAAGAAGGGGGTTCAAGTCCAGGTGAGCGAGTTACGCTCACGACATCAAAGCATCAAgagctcttcagcttcgtTCGACCGACATATTTAGCAAGAGACTGGGAACATTTCAACGATCAAGACCCAGAACAGAATAAAGACTGCCCTGAGTACCCATTTCATCGCCCAGAGCCACCAAAGATATTTCGCCACTTACCCGAGCTTCGACCAAGTACTTTATTCGTCTTCGGAAAGCAATCAGAGTTTTCATCACCTGAGCGACGACAGGAGAAAATGCTAGCGACAGGCACCGGAGTTGGGGGCAGCGGAGGCGCAGCTGCTGGTAGAGTTCAAGAGGAGACTCTTGACTGTGGCCATTTGATAACCATGGAGAAGGTTTCCGAGTGCGCAGATGTCATCTCTTCATTCGTCGGGAAAGAAATTAGACACTGGCGTGATCAGCAGGAATCTTTCAAGAGGTACCGTAAAAGCATGCTGAGACGACAACAAATTACGATCGATGAACAGTGGGAGGACAAGGTTAAGCTTGGTgataaatacttaaagtcATAG
- a CDS encoding related to YPC1-Alkaline Ceramidase, which produces MAAPFWGPQTSYLNFCEEDYVITRYIAEFINTLSSFTYVAYGLYGLLTSPKFPTGPRLASYCGLIGVGICSAGYHMTLKYHTQMSDELSMHLLTTPLIYRLLSFKASPQKTRIIGIVLSILFTIVMVTHMVMDEFLLHATTFGFGIYVIATRVLKVIPQQVKDPVIRKKFQNMAILGLGFFGFGYIVWLIDEFACRYLTSARHAVGLPFAFLLELHGWWHVFTAIGGYTAVAVIDVVTTGEVIDDPTDTFAWPVPFAARLMSGTSGPVKQG; this is translated from the exons ATGGCAGCACCTTTTTGGGGTCCTCAGACCTCTTATTTAAA CTTTTGTGAAGAG GATTATGTTATCACACGGTACATCGCTGAGTTTATAAATACTCTTAGCAGTTTCACATATG TGGCATATGGACTCTATGGCTTGTTGACATCGCCTAAATTCCCGACTGGGCCACGCTTGGCCTCATACTGTGGACTAATAGGCGTGGGGATATGTTCAGCTGGATATCACATGACCTTGAAGTATCATACGCAAATGT CTGATGAACTGTCAATGCATCTTCTCACCACACCCCTCATCTATCGTCTTCTTAGCTTCAAAGCCAGTCCTCAAAAGACTCGAATCATTGGGATCGTTCTTTCAATATTGTTCACGATTGTCATGGTCACTCATATGGTCATGGATGAGTTCCTTTTACACGCAACTACGTTTGGCTTTGGCATTTATGTCATTGCCACTCGCGTGCTGAAGGTTATTCCTCAGCAGGTTAAGGATCCGGTTATCAGGAAGAAGTTTCAGAACATGGCTATTCTCGGACTTG GGTTCTTCGGCTTTGGATATATAGTTTGGCTCATCGACGAATTCGCTTGCCGGTATTTGACGAGTGCGAGACATGCAGTTGGTCTGCCCTTTGCATTTCTTCTGGAACTTCATGGATG GTGGCATGTGTTCACCGCTATCGGAGGCTATACTGCCGTTGCGGTCATCGATGTCGTTACGACAGGGGAGGTCATCGACGACCCTACAGACACCTTTGCCTGGCCCGTTCCGTTTGCGGCTAGGCTGATGTCTGGAACTTCTGGGCCAGTGAAACAAGGCTGA
- a CDS encoding related to formate transport protein, giving the protein MTIDLASPLAYTPAETAELICRAGVKKGRSRPDKVLLSGISGGCILAFGCAVSLTALTAPWYQENAPGLIKLIGAIVFPLGLVTVILTGADLFTSTNLFTFVAVLNGRLSIWRMLLHWLLCFFGNLGGCLFVMAIIVGYGGIFDADMYREEIIAFTTKKQITPEAHQIFLRAIGCNWLVCLACFLGVQAKDLTSKVVGMWIPIFAFVALGFDHVVANMFFMPLGIWMGTPGLTVGLYIWKGMIPALFGNILGGSLCCGVYFWWMYLADVDDEEEPQGKGVLHNHGHDSPSDEESQMESR; this is encoded by the exons atgaCTATCGATCTTGCGAGTCCTTTGGCTTATACGCCTGCTGAGACGGCGGAACTTATATGTCGAGCTGGTGTGAAGAAGGGAAGATCGAGGCCGGATAAGGTGTTGCTGTCTGGTATCTCTGGTGGATGCATCCTGGCTTTTGGATGTGCGGTTTCATTAACGGCCTTGACGGCACCATGGTATCAAGAAAATGCACCTGGTCTGATCAAACTCATCGGAGCTATCGTCTTTCCTTTGGGCTTGGTTACCGTGATATTGACTGGAGCTGACCTATTCACATCGACGAATCTG TTCACCTTTGTTGCTGTTCTTAATGGAAGATTATCGATATGGAGGATGTTACTCCACTGGTTACTGTGTTTCTTCGGCAATCTAGGTGGCTGTCTCTTTGTCATGGCCATCATCGTGGGCT ACGGCGGCATTTTTGACGCAGATATGTATCGCGAAGAAATCATCGCCTTCACTACAAAGAAGCAAATAACACCCGAAGCCCACCAGATCTTCCTTCGTGCCATTGGCTGCAACTGGCTCGTTTGCCTGGCATGTTTCCTTGGTGTACAAGCAAAGGATTTGACGTCGAAGGTAGTTGGGATGTGGATTCCCATCTTTGCCTTTGTGGCTTTGGGTTTCGACCATGTTGTTGCCAATATGTTCTTCATGCCTTTGGGTATTTGGATGGGTACACCTGGCTTGACTGTTGGGCTATATATCTGGAAGG GAATGATACCAGCTCTCTTTGGAAATATCCTTGGAGGTAGCTTATGCTGCGGTGTATACTTTTGGTGGATGTATCTTGCAGAcgttgacgacgaagaagagcctCAAGGTAAAGGTGTTTTGCATAATCATGGACATGACAGTCCTTCAGATGAGGAGAGCCAGATGGAATCGCGATAG